Within Epilithonimonas zeae, the genomic segment AATTGAAAGAGAAAATTTATTCACAGACAAATATGATATTGATCACATCATTCCACAATCGCGATTCTTTGATGATAGTTTCTCCAATAAAGTTTTAGTTCCAAGAAGTGCTAATCTAAAAAAAGGAAATTCTACAGCTTTCGATTATCTTGAAAATGAAGGAAAAGAAAAATTAGAGAAGTTCCTCAATGTTATAAAAGATCTTTATGATAAAGGAATTATTACCAAAGCAAAGTATGAAAAACTGCAGAAAAAGGGCTTTGAAATAGGAGACGGTTTCATCGAAAGAGATTTACGAAACACACAATACATCGCCAAAAAAGCCAAAGAAATACTTTTTGGAATAACCAATTCTGTTGTTTCCACTTCGGGAAGAATTACAGATAAGCTTCGAGAAGATTGGAATCTTGTCAATACAATGAAAGAGCTTAATTTGGACAAATACAGAAAATTAGGTCTTACAGAAACGGTTATTAATTCAAAAGGAGAGGAGAAGCAAAGAATTGTAGACTGGACTAAAAGAAATGACCATCGTCATCACGCAATGGATGCTTTAACAGTGGCTTTTACGACCCATAATCATATTCAGTATCTGAATTATTTAAATGCAAGAAAAGACGAAAAGCATAAAGAACATCAGAATATTTTTGCTATTGAAAGTTTAATTACCAAAGTATTTGAAAAGAAAAATGGTAACAAGGAAAGGAGATTTAAAGAACCTATTATAAATTTTAGAATTGATGCTAAAAAACACTTAGATGAGGTGCTGATTTCTCATAAAGCTAAAAATAAAGTTGTCACTAAGAATATCAATAAAATAAAGAAAAAAGGAAGTGTCGTTGCAAAAACCGAACTGACACCAAGAGGGCAGCTTCATAAAGAAACCATATATGGAAGCTCGAAATTTCTTAAAACGAAAGATGAAAAAGTATCAGGAAAGTTTGATTTAGAAACCATCAATAAAGTTCAGAATGAAAAATTTCGAAATGCATTATTAGCGAGATTACAGGAATTTGATGGAGATTCTAAAAAAGCATTTACCGGGAAAAATGTAATTTCCAAAAATCCAATCTTTCTTAATGAAGAAAAGACGGAGCAATTGCCTGAAACTGTCACTTTAGCTTGGTATGAAACAGGTTACACCATTAGAAAAGTTGTGAATCCTGATAATTTTAAAGATTACAAAAACATTGAAAAAGTTATTGATAAAGGAGTTCGTGAAATTTTAATGAATAGATTGAAAGAATTTAATGGAAATTCTAAAGAAGCTTTTTCTGATTTGGATAAGAATCCGATTTGGCTCAATAAATCTAAAGGAATTGCTGTAAAAACCGTGACAATTAACGGAATTAATAATGCCGAAGCTTTACACTATAAAAAAGATCATTTTGGGAAAGAGCTATTAGATGAAAATGGAAATAAGATAGCGGTTGATTTCGTAAGTACGGGCAATAATCACCACGTTGGTATTTATGAAGACGAACGTGGAAATCTGCAGGAAAAAGTAGTAAGTTTCTATGAAGCAGTTGAAAGAGTGAATCAGGGACTTACGATAATTGATAAAGATTATAATGCTGATTTGGGCTGGAAGTTTCTTTTTACAATGAAACAAAATGAAATGTTTTTATTTCCATTAGAAGATTTTAACCCAAAAGAAATTGATTTGTTTGATGAAAAGAATCTGAGCTTGATTTCTAAGAATTTGTTTAGGGTGCAGAAGATTGGTACAAAAGACTATTGGTTTAGACATCATTTAGAAACAAAAATTGAAGAACATCCTAATCTTATTAATGTTACTTATAAGAGATTAAGAAATCCTAGTTCGTTAATTTATACTGTTAAGATACGTTTAAATCATTTGGGGAAAATTGTTCAGTTCGGTGAATATTAAAATTTTTAAATATGATTACCCGCTCCATCTACATCGGCAATCCCGCTTACCTCAAATTAAAAGACGAGCAGATGAAAATCCTATGTCCGGAAACCAAGACGGAAAAGGGGAGTGTTCCTGTGGAAGATTTGGGACTTTTAATGTTGGATCATTTTCAGATTACGATTTCTCATAATCTAATCCAAAAAATGATGGGGAATAATGTGGTGGTGGTAAGTTGTGATTCTCATCATCTTCCACACGGAATTATGTTGCCGCTGTATGGGCATACTGAACATTCAGATCGGGTAAAAGATCAGTTGGAAGCCAGCGAACCACTGAAAAAGCAGCTTTGGAAACAGACTGTCGAATGTAAGATTGAAAATCAGAAAAATGTTTTAATAAGATTGGGAAATTATTACGAGCCTATGATTGAATATCAGAAAAATGTAAAGTCCGGCGATATCACCAATATGGAAGGTATTGCAGCGCAGCATTACTGGAAATATTTAATCAGCCTTGATTTTCTTCGACAACGTTTTGGGGATTCACCCAATCAGTTTTTCAATTTCGGTTACGCTGTCCTGAGAAGTATTGTTGCGAGGGCTATTGTAGAAACCGGCTTACTTCCTGTTTTGGGAATTTTCCATAAGAATAAATACAATCCGTATTGTCTTGCAGATGATTTAATGGAACCTTACCGACCGTTTGTTGACCTTTTGGTGATGCAATGGCTAAAAATAAATCCTGAAACAGAAGAATTGACGAAAGAATTTAAAGCACATATTCTGCAGATTGCGACCAAAGATGTGATGATTGACAATAAAACAAGACCTTTGTTGGTGGCTGTGAAAACGACGGCTTCATCGCTTTATAAATGTTATACCGGCGAAAAAAGACTGATTTCTTATCCTGAACTGATATGAATGCCGAAAGGTTTAATGCATACCGAATTATGTGGGTTTTAGTATTATACGACTTGCCGACTGAGACCAAAGCTAATATGAAAGATGCTAATCGATTTCGTAAGGCTTTGATTGATGATGGTTTTACATTATTTCAGTTTTCGATGTATGTACGCCATTGTCCGAGCCGGGAAAATGCGGAAGTTCATATCAAAAGAGTAAAATTTATGCTCCCAAAAGCAGGGAAAGTTGCCATTATGTGCATTACAGATAAACAGTTTGGTGATATTGAAATCTTCTTCGCCAGAAATAAAGAAGAACCGCCACCAACCTTCCAGCAACTCGAATTATTCTGATTTTTCGAATCCTAAACAATTAATAAACCCACTGTAATTCAGTGGGTTAAATTTTGAGGTTGTGTTGTATCTCAAAGATACGGAAAAATGAAAGCAATTCACAACTCAGCTGATTACGCAATGAAAGCGGTTAATGTTGTGTTGTATCTCAAAGATACGGAAAAATGAAAGCAATTCACAACAGGCGACGGGATTTACGCTATTATTCGAATGTTGTGTTGTATCTCAAAGATACGGAAAAATGAAAGCAATTCACAACGCGTTTATTAAATGGTACTGAAATTCAAAAGTTGTGTTGTATCTCAAAGATACGGAAAAATGAAAGCAATTCACAACTATACCATTTAACACGTGAGGCGTAAGTTTGTTGTGTTGTATCTCAAAGATACGGAAAAATGAAAGCAATTCACAACTATAATTAACTTTCAACCCCCAACCAGAATGTTGTGTTGTATCTCAAAGATACGGAAAAATGAAAGCAATTCACAACATTTCATTAACAAGCTTATCCTGGATTGGTGTTGTGTTGTATCTCAAAGATACGGAAAAATGAAAGCAATTCACAACCCATTGATTGATAAAAAGCCAAGTCATCTTGTTGTGTTGTATCTCAAAGATACGGAAAAATGAAAGCAATTCACAACTAGTTGGTGTCAATATAAGCATTCACGCCAGTTGTGTTGTATCTCAAAGATACGGAAAAATGAAAGCAATTCACAACTATTTGAATATAGTTATCTCCATCGAAATAGTTGTGTTGTATCTCAAAGATACGGAAAAATGAAAGCAATTCACAACGCTAAAGGAAATTCATTCAAAAATCTCTCTGTTGTGTTGTATCTCAAAGATACGGAAAAATGAAAGCAATTCACAACAGAAATTGCGCTTCTACAAGTGATATTATCGTTGTGTTGTATCTCAAAGATACGGAAAAATGAAAGCAATTCACAACATGTGATAAGTCATAAGATTGAATATTTTTGTTGTGTTGTATCTCAAAGATACGGAAAAATGAAAGCAATTCACAACAAAACTGTAAAGGTAATGTTTCTCTATTTTGTTGTGTTGTATCTCAAAGATACGGAAAAATGAAAGCAATTCACAACCTGTGTATGTAGGCTATTACGGGACTGATGGTTGTGTTGTATCTCAAAGATACGGAAAAATGAAAGCAATTCACAACTTTAACCGCGTTACCGTGCTTCTTCATACTGTTGTGTTGTATCTCAAAGATACGGAAAAATGAAAGCAATTCACAACTAATGTTAAAGAGCTAGAATTTAGTAATAAGTTGTGTTGTATCTCAAAGATACGGAAAAATGAAAGCAATTCACAACCGGTAATTCGTTAAGTTTTTGAGAAACTTTGTTGTGTTGTATCTCAAAGATACGGAAAAATGAAAGCAATTCACAACATATGAAAAGTATAGGTGTAAAAAGATTATGGTTGATACAAATAACAGCTTAATTTTTTCAGAAATAATCTTGATAGATTTCAGATTAATAAAAAATTTTACCCTTTCTAATCATAAGAAGACCTTCACTTTCCAATTGTTTGATTGTTCTTATAACGGTTTCCACTCTTAAGCCTGTAAGTGATGCAATTTGCTGTCTTGTAAGCAATACTTCATCCGGATCGGTTGATTCATTTGATATTTTTAAATACCGAAGTAAATTTATAGTTTTCTCAGCAGGACTTTCTAAAGCAAATCCCTTCATCATATAGGTATAATGCAAGCTTTCGGCAATACTTTCATAGAGAACTCGTAGAATAGCTGGATTATCCTTCAGCATTATATCAAAATCCGATTTTTGCAAGATTAAAATCCGACAATCCTCTATTGCAATAGCACTTACCGAATATTGATGTTTTAAGAATAGGAACAATTCTCCCAAGCAATCTCCCTGATTAGATATATTGTGAATAAACTCATGGCCCGGCTTTTTCTGACTAACAATTTTTACACTTCCGGTTAGAAGCTGAAAATAGGAGAGTGCTTCTGTATTTTCCTGAAACACAAACTGATTCTTGGTATAATCTACAATTTTAGCACCAGAACTCATCAAAAGGTCTTCGTTTATCAGCATATGTCATATCTTCTAATCATTCAGGGCAAGCAGCTGCTTTCTAGTTGGTAAGGCTAAGAACAAAATATGAATGGAGTACAAGGCATTATAGGTTTAAAAATATTAAGACCATTTATCATCGTGCTCATTTCTTTTAATCTCTCTATTTATCTCGTCCACGTATGGTAATGGAAGCAGATATGTTTCATCAATATATTTTAAAATAGTTTGATTGGTGTCATTATCAATCTTTCTGATAAAAAGCTGATTCCTTTTTTTTAATGATTCAATAAAAGAAGTATGGTAAGAATTTTTATTAAAGATTATTTTTTCAATAGATGCCCTTTTATCATCATTTACCACAATATCTTTAAAAACAGTATTCATAAGAACCGTCTGAAAAAATGATTCTGCCGGTAAAAGTGTATGCAGGTAATAATCTTCAAAGTCCATCACCCGTTTATTGTTGGTCAAAAAAGAACAGGTTTCTCTTGTGAAAATAAACCATTTGCCTCCGATGTACGGTGTTACCCCTTCCATAAATGTTCTTCTATAAATTAATGAAGATATTTTATGGCTTAATTCGGTAAAATGATTCTGTATTCTCTTAAGCGTATCAGGTCTGTAAAATTTTTGGTCGTAATAGAACAAATAATTCCTGCCGTTATTAGCGGTAAGAAACTGACGAATAATATTCTGCGACTTTAACGGATAATCTTCGCCACTTAAGTTGATGAAATAATCCCATTCCGCGGTTACATTGAGTAAATATTCCATAGCATTGAGCTCTGCCTGAATAATACTGAAGCCTCCTGCCACAATATTCATACTCTCAAGAATATAGACATTGGGAAAATGGATGAGATATTGTTGAATTTCCTCCGTAAACTCTTCTTTGGCTTTTCTGTCTATATGAATCAGATAAAACTGATCACGGGTGTAGATTTTCTCAAACATTGCCTTAAAAACATCGGGTTTATGATGGATCATGATAAAATAAGCAATTCGGATCTGAGAATACGTTGGACTGTCTGACTTTCTTGTAAGGGGCTGGATTTGGGATGCTAAAGTTTGCATAGGCTGGAATTTTAAAATCATCCGCACTTTGCAAACAATTAGATTATGTGCGTAAGCTACGAATATATTTTTGATAATCAGTTAATTATATTGTATTGTTATTGGGTTGTTTTATTATACATTTGCAAAGTATCAATAAAAAAGGTTCCTGCCTCTGCTACTCTGCAATAATTTAAATCAGATTTTTATCATTCAGTTTTGCTTTTTCAGATTCCCGATTGTCAACTGATTTCTGTAAGGAAGGCTTTTATTTTTTAGCTTTCAATACGGAAAAAGTTTAAAGTAATGAAAAGCATATGGAATTAGTATTAATTCTTACCAATACAAATAATTCATTAAAAATGCACCTGCCGGAAAAAAGATCGGAAACTGCAAAAATTTATGATTAGTTTCAGGAATCTACAATTAATTAACCCCATAATCCGAGCGATTACAGAGTCGGGATATTCCCAACCTACTGAGATACAGAATGCTATAATTCCAAGTGTTTTAAAAAGAAAAGATGTTCTGGCTTCTGCACCCAAAGGAAGTGGAAAAAAATTAGCTTTTACGGTGCCGATATTACAATTGTTGGGAAGAAACCCTACTGAGCACACTAATATCCGGGTACTGATCATTGTTCCTACAGACGAAATCGGAGCTCAGACCGAAGAAAAGATTAAACAGTGCAGTAAATATCTTTCTCTTTTAACATTTAGAATTAATGATGAAAAGTCAGTTGAAAGTCAGCTTGCTGCCTTCAGAAAGAGAATAGATATATTAATTGCAACTCCCGAAGGACTTTTAGAGATTGCGAAAAAAAGACCTATCAATTTTTTAAAATTAGAAATTCTGGTTTTATATGATGCAGATAAAATGATTGAGAAAACATCAATCAACAGAATAAAAAATATTCAGAAACTAATTCCTAATCATATACAAGCTTTAATCTTTTGTACAGAAACTTCAGATTATCTAAAAAAATCTGTTTCTTCTTTTCTCAGAAATCCAGTAGAGATTGCGATAAACGCTAGGTCGGCATCAATAAAAAATATCTCGCAGTATGTATATTTTATTGAAAAAAGAGATAAGTCAGAGTTTTTGATTGATTTTCTCAGAAAAAGCAATATAAAAGGATTTATGGTTTTTACGCGCAGCAAATACATAGCCGATGAGTTGGTACAGCAGCTGGAAAATGCCGG encodes:
- the cas1 gene encoding type II CRISPR-associated endonuclease Cas1, with translation MITRSIYIGNPAYLKLKDEQMKILCPETKTEKGSVPVEDLGLLMLDHFQITISHNLIQKMMGNNVVVVSCDSHHLPHGIMLPLYGHTEHSDRVKDQLEASEPLKKQLWKQTVECKIENQKNVLIRLGNYYEPMIEYQKNVKSGDITNMEGIAAQHYWKYLISLDFLRQRFGDSPNQFFNFGYAVLRSIVARAIVETGLLPVLGIFHKNKYNPYCLADDLMEPYRPFVDLLVMQWLKINPETEELTKEFKAHILQIATKDVMIDNKTRPLLVAVKTTASSLYKCYTGEKRLISYPELI
- the cas2 gene encoding CRISPR-associated endonuclease Cas2, with product MNAERFNAYRIMWVLVLYDLPTETKANMKDANRFRKALIDDGFTLFQFSMYVRHCPSRENAEVHIKRVKFMLPKAGKVAIMCITDKQFGDIEIFFARNKEEPPPTFQQLELF
- a CDS encoding Crp/Fnr family transcriptional regulator produces the protein MLINEDLLMSSGAKIVDYTKNQFVFQENTEALSYFQLLTGSVKIVSQKKPGHEFIHNISNQGDCLGELFLFLKHQYSVSAIAIEDCRILILQKSDFDIMLKDNPAILRVLYESIAESLHYTYMMKGFALESPAEKTINLLRYLKISNESTDPDEVLLTRQQIASLTGLRVETVIRTIKQLESEGLLMIRKGKIFY
- a CDS encoding beta-1,6-N-acetylglucosaminyltransferase produces the protein MQTLASQIQPLTRKSDSPTYSQIRIAYFIMIHHKPDVFKAMFEKIYTRDQFYLIHIDRKAKEEFTEEIQQYLIHFPNVYILESMNIVAGGFSIIQAELNAMEYLLNVTAEWDYFINLSGEDYPLKSQNIIRQFLTANNGRNYLFYYDQKFYRPDTLKRIQNHFTELSHKISSLIYRRTFMEGVTPYIGGKWFIFTRETCSFLTNNKRVMDFEDYYLHTLLPAESFFQTVLMNTVFKDIVVNDDKRASIEKIIFNKNSYHTSFIESLKKRNQLFIRKIDNDTNQTILKYIDETYLLPLPYVDEINREIKRNEHDDKWS
- a CDS encoding DEAD/DEAH box helicase — encoded protein: MISFRNLQLINPIIRAITESGYSQPTEIQNAIIPSVLKRKDVLASAPKGSGKKLAFTVPILQLLGRNPTEHTNIRVLIIVPTDEIGAQTEEKIKQCSKYLSLLTFRINDEKSVESQLAAFRKRIDILIATPEGLLEIAKKRPINFLKLEILVLYDADKMIEKTSINRIKNIQKLIPNHIQALIFCTETSDYLKKSVSSFLRNPVEIAINARSASIKNISQYVYFIEKRDKSEFLIDFLRKSNIKGFMVFTRSKYIADELVQQLENAGVNIGWIHGNRSNAVRNNVVDDFKSGKIQALVTTDIAAKGIDLDKIFHIINFDLPAIPQMYIQRIERIRRLGSDGSLISFCTADEHMDLKNIQSLIGFTMPVGTF